In Mytilus trossulus isolate FHL-02 chromosome 14, PNRI_Mtr1.1.1.hap1, whole genome shotgun sequence, a genomic segment contains:
- the LOC134697836 gene encoding uncharacterized protein LOC134697836, with translation MLFQMSEPDLYDFMRSRNIKDDIIRTLIEEKIDSQTIIHMSEEELTKFVPLYGDRKAIIAFSRDRKDTSCEKKKKTKTSLMKKLRAKVNAIKGGASYSSGDEDEDEKDVRSSFSKKLKGNKNAEKKKRLVDLSCFHHDGDAYHQIRGNKGGGPKSFDMEKFDTMGQVLDLAKQLYFPNGHNAMRGKSQNLR, from the exons atgttatttcagaTGTCTGAACCTGACCTTTATGACTTCATGAGAAGTCGCAATATTAAAGATGATATTATAAGAACATTGATAGAGGAAAAG ATAGATTCCCAAACTATCATTCACATGTCAGAAGAGGAATTGACAAAGTTTGTGCCGCTGTATGGGGATCGCAAAGCAATAATAGCGTTTAGCAGGGACAGAAAAGACACGTCttgtgaaaagaaaaagaagacaaagaCGTCGTTAATGAAAAAACTTCGGGCAAAAGTGAATGCAATAAAGGGAGGGGCCTCTTATAGTAGTGGAGATGAGGATGAGGATGAAAAAGATGTACGTAGTTCTTTCAGTAAGAAACTGAAAGGCAACAAGAAcgcagaaaaaaagaaacgtctTGTGGATCTAAGCTGTTTCCATCATGACGGTGATGCATATCATCAGATACGAGGAAACAAGGGCGGTGGCCCTAAGTCGTTTGACATGGAAAAATTTGATACGATGGGACAAGTATTAGACCTTGCCAAACAGCTGTATTTTCCAAATGGACACAACGCAATGAGAGGTAAATCACAGAATTTGAGATAA